Proteins from a single region of Melanotaenia boesemani isolate fMelBoe1 chromosome 3, fMelBoe1.pri, whole genome shotgun sequence:
- the tspo gene encoding translocator protein isoform X2, giving the protein MWLPLIGMTALPHVGGIYGGFITRQQVKTWYPTLKKPSWRPPNAAFPVVWTCLYTGMGYGSYLVWKELGGFSENALVPLGLYGLQLALNWAWTPIFFGAHKLKWALIEIVLLTGTVGATMVSWYPISGTATLLLAPYLSWLCLATSLNYCIWRDNPEKKEE; this is encoded by the exons ATGTGGCTGCCTCTGATTGGGATGACAGCCCTGCCACACGTGGGAGGGATCTATGGTGGTTTCATCACACGCCAACAGGTGAAGACCTGGTACCCAACCCTGAAGAAACCTTCATGGCGTCCACCGAATGCAGCATTCCCTGTGGTGTGGACGTGTCTGTACACAGGAATGGG ATATGGCTCCTACCTGGTGTGGAAAGAGCTCGGAGGTTTCAGTGAGAATGCACTGGTTCCACTGGGACTTTATGGACTGCAGCTTGCTCTGAACTGGGCCTGGACTCCTATTTTCTTTGGTGCCCACAAGCTGAAATGG GCACTAATTGAGATTGTGCTTCTGACTGGGACTGTTGGAGCCACGATGGTGTCCTGGTATCCTATCAGTGGAACTGCCACACTGCTTCTGGCTCCGTATCTGTCCTGGCTGTGCCTTGCCACCTCCCTCAACTACTGCATATGGAGGGACAACcctgagaaaaaagaagagtag
- the tomm6 gene encoding mitochondrial import receptor subunit TOM6 homolog, which produces MSGSNVKKGPSSGVMEWISSACRFATDRNDFRRNLLVNLGLFAAGVWVARNLSDFDLMSPQPVT; this is translated from the exons ATGAGCGGATCAAACGTGAAAAAGGGTCCTTCCTCCGGGGTGATGGAGTGGATCAGCTCTGCTTGTCGGTTTGCAACAGACAGAAACGACTTTAGAAG gaatCTTCTGGTCAACTTAGGTTTGTTTGCTGCTGGTGTTTGGGTAGCAAGAAATCTATCAGATTTTGACCTGATGTCTCCTCAGCCAGTGACATAA
- the c3h1orf74 gene encoding UPF0739 protein C1orf74 homolog yields the protein MSTQELFVAAARKYLHAGRKSLSVPQCLELAAQVSAVDVGLKPALLYDSNGACAAQVQQYLSSLQSLQLVSKSLVTLDLSGNSLIINAGAVRSNLEQVLHDECVAVINVCHFLEKPIITDSQRGKLKSMTQELLLHLEGFLQLEEAKEPLCVWDKSEEWNLCTVFGFLLGYPVTYWFDQNKSFENCLSMTPLTVFMASATWQVDGTGHRCCLYSFSVPAALQQETQSKLENWQLCLQERFEQQHVLKDLSISQSSVTLPSVCL from the coding sequence ATGTCGACTCAGGAGCTCTTTGTAGCTGCAGCTCGTAAATATCTGCATGCTGGTAGAAAATCTCTCTCTGTTCCTCAGTGTCTGGAACTTGCTGCTCAGGTCTCAGCCGTTGATGTGGGTTTGAAGCCTGCTCTTCTGTACGACAGTAATGGCGCTTGTGCAGCACAGGTGCAGCAATATTTGAGCTCCTTGCAGTCTCTCCAGCTTGTGTCTAAATCACTTGTTACTTTGGATTTGAGTGGAAACAGTCTAATTATTAATGCTGGTGCTGTAAGATCAAATCTAGAGCAGGTGCTTCATGATGAGTGTGTGGCTGTGATCAATGTCTGCCACTTCCTGGAGAAGCCCATCATCACTGACTCACAGAGAGGAAAACTGAAGAGTATGACACAAGAACTGCTGCTTCATCTGGAAGGATTCCTACAACTCGAGGAGGCCAAGGAACCTCTTTGTGTTTGGGACAAATCTGAGGAGTGGAACCTGTGCACAGTGTTTGGCTTTTTACTAGGTTATCCTGTCACATACTGGTTTGATCAGAACAAGAGCTTTGAAAACTGTCTGTCTATGACTCCCCTGACAGTGTTTATGGCTTCAGCAACATGGCAGGTAGACGGTACAGGTCACAGATGTTGTCTGTACTCCTTCAGTGTTCCAGCTGCTCTGCAGCAGGAGACGCAGTCCAAGCTGGAGAACTGGCAGCTCTGTCTGCAAGAGAGATTTGAGCAGCAACATGTCCTGAAGGACCTTAGTATCAGTCAGTCCTCAGTTACTCTGCCCTCGGTCTGTTTGTGA
- the LOC121636688 gene encoding ubiquinol-cytochrome-c reductase complex assembly factor 2, protein MSATRYRRFLKLCEEWPRDETKKGRDLGTFLRQRVASAFREGENTQIADPEKCDQMYESLARINGNVYRQRFPRVRDTSFTGVTVEECRVLLSGSMQQSMDEEKKGLWKTLMERFSSKPPEEVPEKTPEK, encoded by the exons ATGTCTGCGACCAGGTATCGTCGGTTCTTGAAGTTGTGCGAGGAATGGCCCAGAGACGAGACCAAAAAAGGTCGTGATTTGGGAACGTTTCTTCGGCAGAGAGTCGCTTCTGCGTTCCGTGAGGGCGAAAACACGCAG atTGCAGATCCAGAGAAATGTGACCAGATGTATGAAAGTTTGGCTCGCATCAATGGCAATGTGTACAGACAACGA tttcctcGTGTGAGAGACACAAGCTTTACTGGAGTAACAGTGGAGGAGTGTAGAGTGCTTTTATCAG gGAGTATGCAACAGAGCATGGACGAGGAAAAAAAGGGTTTGTGGAAAACATTAATGGAAAGATTCTCCTCCAAACCACCAGAAGAAGTTCCAGAAAAAACtccagaaaaataa
- the tspo gene encoding translocator protein isoform X1, whose translation MTMWLPLIGMTALPHVGGIYGGFITRQQVKTWYPTLKKPSWRPPNAAFPVVWTCLYTGMGYGSYLVWKELGGFSENALVPLGLYGLQLALNWAWTPIFFGAHKLKWALIEIVLLTGTVGATMVSWYPISGTATLLLAPYLSWLCLATSLNYCIWRDNPEKKEE comes from the exons ATG ACCATGTGGCTGCCTCTGATTGGGATGACAGCCCTGCCACACGTGGGAGGGATCTATGGTGGTTTCATCACACGCCAACAGGTGAAGACCTGGTACCCAACCCTGAAGAAACCTTCATGGCGTCCACCGAATGCAGCATTCCCTGTGGTGTGGACGTGTCTGTACACAGGAATGGG ATATGGCTCCTACCTGGTGTGGAAAGAGCTCGGAGGTTTCAGTGAGAATGCACTGGTTCCACTGGGACTTTATGGACTGCAGCTTGCTCTGAACTGGGCCTGGACTCCTATTTTCTTTGGTGCCCACAAGCTGAAATGG GCACTAATTGAGATTGTGCTTCTGACTGGGACTGTTGGAGCCACGATGGTGTCCTGGTATCCTATCAGTGGAACTGCCACACTGCTTCTGGCTCCGTATCTGTCCTGGCTGTGCCTTGCCACCTCCCTCAACTACTGCATATGGAGGGACAACcctgagaaaaaagaagagtag